The proteins below are encoded in one region of Bifidobacterium dentium JCM 1195 = DSM 20436:
- the trxB gene encoding thioredoxin-disulfide reductase, protein MSDLRDVVIIGSGPAGYTAAIYLGRAGYRPLVIAGALTPGGQLVNTTEVENFPGFPDGILGPDLMDNMRKQAEKFGAEIIWDDVVSVTVDVESDTKTVTLDQGDIYQTRAVVVATGSQYRKLGVPGESEFSGKGVSYCATCDGFFFRDKPIVVIGGGDSAFEEADFLSRFGSSVTLIHRRDSFRASQIMVERAKNNPKIDFILNSVIEEINGNDNGVNSISIRNLKNESVEVISANGVFVAIGHTPATTFLDGVVNRDEAGYIQVEGASTRTSAPGIFAAGDCVDSVYRQAISAAGMGCRAALDAQSYLQ, encoded by the coding sequence ATGAGCGATTTGCGAGATGTAGTTATTATCGGATCCGGCCCGGCAGGATACACTGCAGCCATCTATCTAGGCCGTGCGGGATACAGACCACTGGTCATCGCCGGGGCACTGACTCCCGGCGGACAGCTGGTCAACACCACTGAGGTGGAAAATTTCCCGGGATTTCCCGATGGCATTCTCGGCCCCGATCTTATGGACAACATGAGGAAACAGGCCGAAAAGTTCGGCGCCGAAATCATCTGGGACGATGTCGTATCCGTTACCGTCGATGTCGAATCCGATACGAAGACCGTAACCCTTGACCAAGGCGACATATATCAGACCAGGGCCGTGGTAGTAGCCACCGGTTCCCAGTATCGCAAACTCGGCGTACCAGGCGAATCCGAATTCTCCGGCAAGGGTGTCTCCTACTGCGCAACCTGCGATGGATTCTTCTTCCGAGATAAGCCGATTGTTGTAATAGGTGGCGGAGATAGCGCCTTCGAAGAAGCCGATTTCCTATCCCGTTTTGGATCCTCCGTTACGCTGATTCATCGCCGTGATTCGTTCCGTGCCTCTCAAATTATGGTCGAGCGAGCCAAGAACAATCCGAAGATTGATTTCATTCTTAATTCCGTAATTGAAGAGATTAATGGAAATGATAATGGAGTTAATTCAATTTCTATACGTAACTTGAAAAACGAATCTGTGGAAGTTATTTCTGCAAATGGGGTTTTTGTCGCTATTGGACACACTCCCGCCACTACTTTCCTTGATGGTGTGGTAAATCGTGATGAGGCCGGATATATCCAGGTGGAAGGTGCCAGTACCAGAACCAGCGCTCCGGGAATTTTCGCCGCCGGCGACTGCGTCGATAGTGTTTATCGCCAGGCCATCAGCGCCGCCGGAATGGGTTGCCGCGCCGCTCTCGACGCCCAATCCTATCTGCAGTAG
- a CDS encoding acetolactate synthase large subunit: MTTENASEHTPETTRHEHVRNVADLFVECLVNEGVHVIYGIPGEENIPLMEALERDGRIRFVLTRHEQGAGFMASTQGHLTGKPGVCMATLGPGALNLTLPVAQANASTIPMVAICAQGNVSRLYKESHQIVDLVSVFRPLTQWTSMIATPSSVPEIIRKAFSVAQRKRPGATCLILPEDVAEMPVPAGIRPLPLPDTMHIRPTDGTIARAADIISQAQHPIILAGNGVARAHAENRLLALAEQLNVPVATTFEGKGVISDHIPNALGVVGFMKHDYENFAFDEADLIISVGFSIQQFDPKKINPNDDKTIIHINTFIEDTDAHYSTALNIMGDIDQTLEALITRLQVKGIRFDESHPLIHELLNSEFRSYASDDSFPMKPQRIVYDTRRAMADDDITLVDTGALKMWMARLYPTYYSNTCVIDNSLSTMAWTLPGAVAASLENPGRPVLAVMGDGSFLMNVQEIETSVRVGARMVVLVWVDKAYGLIKWKMNIHNGSYEDVDFDDPDVLELAHSFGARGHVIEAADELYPTLCEALKNQSGVDIIACPVDYSENMKLIEKLGEVDFGN; the protein is encoded by the coding sequence ATCACTACCGAAAACGCTTCGGAACATACTCCGGAGACCACCCGCCACGAACATGTGCGCAATGTCGCAGACCTGTTCGTCGAATGCCTAGTCAACGAAGGCGTACACGTCATTTATGGCATTCCCGGCGAAGAGAACATCCCGCTGATGGAAGCCCTGGAACGCGATGGACGCATACGTTTCGTATTGACCCGCCATGAGCAGGGAGCGGGCTTCATGGCCTCCACGCAAGGCCATCTCACCGGCAAACCGGGCGTCTGCATGGCCACGCTCGGACCGGGCGCATTGAATCTCACCCTGCCGGTGGCGCAAGCCAACGCCAGCACCATTCCGATGGTCGCCATCTGCGCACAGGGCAATGTGAGCCGTCTATACAAGGAATCACATCAGATCGTGGATCTGGTGTCGGTGTTCCGCCCACTGACGCAATGGACCAGTATGATCGCCACACCAAGTTCGGTGCCGGAAATCATCCGTAAGGCCTTCTCCGTAGCACAGCGGAAACGCCCCGGTGCAACCTGTCTGATTCTGCCCGAAGACGTGGCCGAGATGCCCGTTCCAGCCGGAATCAGGCCACTGCCGTTGCCGGATACTATGCATATCCGCCCGACGGACGGTACCATCGCCCGCGCGGCTGACATCATCAGTCAGGCGCAGCATCCGATCATTCTGGCCGGTAACGGCGTGGCCCGCGCTCATGCTGAGAATCGTCTGCTGGCACTGGCCGAACAGCTGAATGTGCCGGTGGCCACCACCTTCGAAGGCAAGGGCGTGATTTCGGATCATATTCCGAACGCACTTGGCGTAGTCGGTTTCATGAAACATGATTATGAAAATTTTGCTTTTGATGAAGCTGATTTAATTATCTCTGTCGGCTTTTCCATTCAACAGTTCGACCCAAAGAAAATTAACCCAAATGATGATAAGACTATCATTCATATCAATACCTTTATTGAAGATACCGATGCGCACTATTCAACCGCATTGAATATCATGGGTGACATCGACCAGACTTTAGAGGCGTTGATCACCCGTCTTCAAGTGAAAGGCATTCGCTTCGACGAATCGCACCCGTTGATTCACGAGTTGTTGAATTCGGAATTCCGCTCGTATGCAAGCGATGATTCTTTCCCGATGAAACCGCAACGTATCGTATATGACACCCGTCGCGCCATGGCGGATGACGATATCACGCTGGTAGACACCGGCGCATTGAAGATGTGGATGGCCCGCCTGTACCCGACGTACTATTCCAACACCTGCGTGATCGACAATTCGTTGTCTACCATGGCATGGACATTGCCCGGCGCCGTGGCCGCATCACTGGAAAATCCTGGCCGACCAGTATTGGCGGTAATGGGCGACGGCAGTTTCCTGATGAACGTGCAGGAAATAGAGACGTCCGTTCGCGTAGGCGCGCGTATGGTGGTGCTGGTGTGGGTCGACAAGGCCTATGGCCTGATCAAATGGAAGATGAACATTCACAATGGCTCGTACGAGGATGTCGATTTCGATGATCCGGATGTGCTGGAGTTGGCCCATAGTTTTGGAGCGCGTGGTCATGTGATAGAGGCGGCCGACGAGCTCTACCCCACCCTATGCGAGGCGTTAAAGAACCAGTCCGGCGTCGACATCATCGCCTGCCCTGTCGATTACAGTGAGAACATGAAGCTCATCGAAAAACTCGGCGAAGTCGATTTCGGCAACTGA
- a CDS encoding ParB/RepB/Spo0J family partition protein, translated as MATKSRLGKGLGALFPALPGESQKHEDVVQEPQAAAEKPQDSKTSVATAQASVDAVHGMKQSGKKSVSRETAKKTSSRRNAMPSITLNETAHPADMFFGSSGLGVESSQQSVEKQTSVSRETESSDKKNEEPELLPVQGGYLVELRLSDVGPNLHQPRTIFDEDDLRELADSIQEVGVLQPIVVRKRPSEQIEAARKEQREQAQESAKNASEAHNMFEARMDSMYELIMGERRWRASQIAGLKTIPAIVKTTADDDMLRDALLENLHRVALNPLEEAAAYQQMIDDFGLTQAQLSKSVSKSRPQIANTLRLLHLPAVVQKKVASGLLSAGHARALLGLPAESDMEQLATRIISEGLSVRSTEEIVSMKVSESDQPKKPKANKLNPWAGTPVQMGLEQRFGTKVSIKGSKKHGRIEIVFKSEDDMNRIVDLLMQQQ; from the coding sequence ATGGCTACGAAGTCGCGTTTGGGCAAGGGTCTTGGAGCGTTATTCCCCGCTTTGCCGGGGGAGAGCCAGAAGCACGAAGATGTTGTGCAGGAACCTCAAGCCGCTGCCGAGAAACCGCAGGATAGCAAGACTTCCGTTGCTACTGCACAGGCCTCCGTCGATGCCGTGCATGGCATGAAACAGTCCGGCAAAAAGAGTGTTTCACGTGAAACTGCGAAAAAAACTTCAAGTCGACGGAATGCAATGCCTTCCATTACCTTGAATGAAACCGCCCATCCTGCGGATATGTTCTTCGGTAGTTCCGGTCTGGGGGTGGAATCGTCGCAACAGTCGGTTGAAAAACAAACAAGTGTTTCACGTGAAACCGAATCATCTGACAAGAAGAACGAAGAGCCGGAATTGTTGCCGGTTCAAGGCGGCTATCTTGTTGAATTACGGCTCAGTGACGTTGGTCCGAATCTGCATCAGCCACGCACCATCTTTGATGAGGATGATTTGCGTGAGTTGGCTGACTCCATTCAGGAAGTCGGCGTGCTTCAGCCAATCGTTGTGCGTAAGCGCCCAAGCGAGCAGATCGAGGCCGCACGTAAGGAACAGCGTGAACAGGCGCAGGAGAGCGCAAAGAATGCGTCTGAGGCCCATAATATGTTCGAGGCCCGCATGGACAGCATGTACGAGCTCATCATGGGCGAGCGTCGTTGGCGTGCTTCGCAGATTGCCGGTCTGAAGACGATACCGGCAATCGTCAAAACCACTGCGGATGACGATATGCTGCGCGATGCCTTGCTGGAGAATCTGCATCGTGTTGCATTGAATCCATTGGAAGAGGCGGCCGCATATCAGCAGATGATCGATGATTTCGGTTTAACGCAGGCGCAGCTTTCCAAATCCGTTTCGAAGTCACGCCCGCAGATTGCCAATACCCTGCGGTTGCTGCATCTGCCGGCGGTCGTACAGAAAAAAGTCGCTTCGGGACTGCTTTCCGCCGGACATGCCCGCGCATTGTTGGGCCTGCCTGCCGAATCTGACATGGAACAGCTGGCGACTCGCATTATTTCCGAAGGATTGTCGGTGCGTAGCACCGAGGAAATCGTGTCGATGAAGGTTTCCGAAAGCGATCAGCCGAAGAAACCCAAGGCGAATAAGCTGAATCCCTGGGCTGGTACTCCGGTGCAAATGGGTCTTGAACAACGTTTCGGTACCAAGGTGTCAATCAAGGGATCCAAGAAGCATGGCCGCATCGAAATCGTGTTCAAATCCGAAGACGACATGAACCGAATCGTCGATCTGCTCATGCAGCAGCAGTGA
- a CDS encoding Jag family protein, with product MAQDDEKTIDQLNEEADIAADYLEELLDIVDYEGDIEMGVRNNRPTVQIVADDDTDIKHLIGRNGEVVDALQQLTRLAVQQKTGERSHLIVDVDGYLKHKRQRLHDIALDAIDEARETGEPVDLKPMNSFERKIVHDVVREEGLKSRSHGEEPHRYVTVYLKSGSAGTTTEEDDFEDIVEI from the coding sequence ATGGCGCAAGATGATGAAAAGACCATCGATCAGCTCAATGAAGAAGCTGATATCGCTGCCGATTATCTTGAAGAATTGCTGGATATCGTCGACTATGAAGGCGATATTGAGATGGGCGTACGCAACAATCGCCCGACCGTACAGATTGTTGCCGATGATGACACTGATATCAAGCATCTGATTGGCCGCAATGGGGAAGTGGTGGATGCCTTGCAGCAGCTCACCCGTTTGGCGGTTCAGCAGAAGACTGGCGAACGGTCTCACCTCATCGTGGACGTTGACGGCTATCTTAAGCATAAGCGTCAGCGTCTGCATGATATCGCATTGGACGCCATCGACGAAGCGCGTGAAACCGGTGAGCCGGTGGATCTTAAGCCGATGAATTCTTTTGAGCGCAAGATCGTGCATGATGTAGTTCGTGAGGAAGGACTGAAGTCCCGCTCCCACGGTGAAGAGCCGCATCGTTATGTGACGGTGTACCTCAAGTCGGGATCTGCCGGAACGACCACCGAAGAGGATGATTTCGAAGATATCGTCGAAATCTGA
- the rsmG gene encoding 16S rRNA (guanine(527)-N(7))-methyltransferase RsmG codes for MTEVTDELDDSPILEEVLGDALVKLRIFHDKLAQEGEPRGLIGPRDVGIIWERHILNSAAIVPFVREATVRRQFKTVADIGSGGGFPGIVAAACLSDHRFTLVEPMERRVEWLNECVNDMGLDNVTVVRSRANAMIDAIRGSKTSRKNRGAISHTTPVLDLDGNPIATSHPFAVVTCRAVAPMTKLSGWTLPLLETGGRLVALKGQSAQDEIDKASKEIAKSGGVRPRVVDAEVGPGLESTHILLVDKR; via the coding sequence ATGACTGAAGTGACTGACGAACTTGATGATTCGCCGATTTTGGAAGAAGTACTTGGGGATGCGCTTGTGAAGTTGCGTATCTTTCATGACAAACTAGCACAGGAGGGAGAGCCCCGCGGACTTATCGGACCGCGTGACGTCGGTATTATCTGGGAACGACATATCCTGAATTCTGCGGCGATTGTGCCATTTGTACGTGAAGCAACGGTACGCAGGCAATTCAAGACGGTGGCTGATATTGGTAGTGGCGGTGGATTCCCTGGAATCGTCGCGGCCGCATGTCTGTCGGATCATCGGTTCACGCTGGTGGAGCCCATGGAACGTCGCGTCGAATGGCTCAATGAATGCGTCAACGACATGGGCCTTGACAATGTCACGGTGGTGCGGTCACGCGCCAATGCAATGATTGATGCCATCCGCGGTTCCAAAACCAGCAGGAAGAACAGGGGAGCAATATCGCATACCACTCCCGTACTCGACCTGGATGGTAATCCAATTGCCACAAGTCATCCGTTTGCCGTGGTGACCTGCCGTGCCGTAGCGCCCATGACCAAACTTTCCGGATGGACGTTGCCCTTGCTTGAGACGGGAGGTCGTCTAGTCGCCCTGAAAGGACAATCCGCACAAGATGAGATCGATAAGGCCTCGAAGGAGATCGCCAAGAGCGGGGGAGTCCGTCCTCGGGTGGTTGATGCCGAGGTGGGGCCGGGACTGGAGTCAACGCATATTCTGCTGGTTGACAAAAGATAA
- a CDS encoding ParA family protein yields MESATDTIKRIFGGSSSPLGAQIADESSRYRALQKVTFPKPERTRMIAVANQKGGVGKTTTAVNVSSALAQYGARVLLIDMDPQGNASTALGARHTSGEPSVYDVLEGRMSIAEVKQTCPDCELLDVVPASIDLSGAELEVADMADRNVLLKRAVDEFLNTSEQHYDYVIIDCPPSLGLLVINAMCAVTEMLIPIQAEYYALEGLGQLINTIGLVQEHFNPALLVSTMLVTMFDKRTLLSREVHEEVKKHYPTIVLDTTIPRTVKISEAPSFNQSVIAYDPKGMGAISYCEAALEIARRSPTVLQAIDARRNEN; encoded by the coding sequence ATGGAATCCGCCACGGATACCATTAAACGTATTTTCGGAGGAAGCTCCTCCCCGTTAGGCGCACAGATAGCTGATGAATCATCGCGATATCGTGCTCTGCAGAAGGTGACGTTCCCTAAGCCGGAACGTACTCGCATGATTGCCGTAGCCAATCAGAAAGGTGGCGTCGGCAAAACGACGACCGCGGTGAACGTTTCCTCCGCGCTGGCACAGTATGGTGCCCGAGTATTACTGATTGATATGGATCCGCAAGGGAACGCTTCCACCGCTCTTGGAGCGCGGCATACCTCGGGGGAACCTTCCGTGTATGACGTGCTTGAAGGGCGTATGAGCATTGCCGAAGTCAAGCAGACCTGTCCTGATTGTGAATTGCTCGACGTGGTGCCGGCCTCCATCGATCTGAGTGGTGCCGAGCTGGAAGTCGCCGATATGGCTGACCGTAATGTGTTGCTCAAACGTGCGGTCGATGAATTTCTGAACACCAGCGAACAGCACTATGATTATGTGATCATCGACTGCCCTCCGAGTTTGGGACTGTTGGTCATCAATGCCATGTGCGCGGTTACGGAGATGTTGATCCCAATTCAGGCGGAGTATTACGCACTGGAGGGACTTGGACAACTGATTAACACCATCGGTTTGGTGCAGGAGCATTTCAATCCCGCCCTGCTGGTATCCACCATGCTGGTCACGATGTTTGATAAGCGTACGCTGTTGAGCCGTGAAGTGCATGAGGAAGTCAAAAAGCACTATCCGACCATCGTGCTTGACACCACCATTCCGCGTACGGTGAAAATCTCCGAAGCTCCGAGTTTCAATCAGAGTGTGATCGCCTACGATCCGAAAGGTATGGGAGCGATTTCCTATTGCGAGGCTGCATTGGAAATCGCACGTCGTTCCCCGACGGTGCTGCAGGCTATTGATGCGAGAAGAAACGAGAACTGA